The Gambusia affinis linkage group LG11, SWU_Gaff_1.0, whole genome shotgun sequence genome contains a region encoding:
- the LOC122839753 gene encoding uncharacterized protein LOC122839753 isoform X3 has protein sequence MSCCKRSQFGTKSLVKLKKLSQEPVNSTSFKLKLKPYNEHHVAVEASYNNTKSPLSKIRFYPILDTVIGPPLLSVAGCGTCIQGNISMPDLDPYTEAKEIHYDFSFTVWWRKENGGDIQELETQSRSFYLSNLEKDMEYCIRVLPKSRSNKNTQPTGWKCTFTSIPPPDYGLLVLVVVTTVLIISLIGLMMGIYCLYYTGFLCKLKEMPADLLVVLRQSYVLTLSTTDVNRVAIIPQTVKTRNRPATSPSPAGDASSEDEDGNEEAAVKLYMDRNAELSTGGGSADSSGNIDVMKGDFMEVESNQYEGKAETVFIHDKDQSGQEDSMTQQEEIKMETLEFSGDINLFSVTLASMAACEEDEVEEDQDSGSSSMDFLRTYTLKPLRQTDSESERDDGMRPSESGQDGSCTECWVDEEEEEEEEEEEEEFSGYLTNK, from the exons TCTCGTAAAGCTGAAGAAGCTTTCTCAAGAACCAGTAAATTCAACATCCTTCAAGCTGAAACTGAAACCCTACAACGAGCACCACGTGGCTGTCGAGGCGTCCTACAACAACACAAAGTCTCCTCTctctaaaatcagattttaccCCATCCTGGACA CTGTGATTGGTCCTCCGCTGCTCTCGGTGGCCGGATGTGGAACGTGCATCCAGGGGAACATTTCGATGCCGGATTTAGATCCATACACAGAGGCTAAAGAAATACACTATGATTTCAGCTTCACAGTGtggtggagaaaagaaaatggtggAGATATTCAG GAGCTGGAAACTCAAAGTAGGAGCTTTTACCTCAGCAACCTGGAGAAAGATATGGAGTACTGCATACGGGTGCTTCCCAAGAGCCGATCGAACAAAAACACGCAGCCGACCGGGTGGAAATGCACCTTCACCAGCATTCCACCACCAGATTACG GATTACTGGTTTTAGTCGTCGTCACAACTGTTTTGATTATTTCCCTGATTGGCCTGATGATGGGAATCTACTGCCTCTACTACACCGGATTCCTGTGCAAGCTAAAGGAAATGCCGGCAGACCTCTTG gtCGTTTTGAGGCAAAGCTACGTCCTAACCCTGAGCACCACGGACGTCAACCGGGTTGCCATCATCCCCCAAACGGTAAAAACCAGAAACCGCCCGGCGACGTCTCCGTCTCCCGCCGGGGACGCCAGCTCTGAGGACGAAGACGGCAATGAAGAGGCTGCAGTGAAGCTGTACATGGACAGAAACGCAGAACTTTCTACAGGCGGCGGTTCTGCTGACAGCAGTGGGAACATCGACGTGATGAAGGGCGACTTCATGGAGGTGGAGTCCAACCAGTATGAGGGCAaagcagaaactgtttttattcatgataAAGATCAATCTGGACAGGAGGACTCCATGACTCAGCAGGAGGAAATCAAAATGGAGACTCTGGAGTTCTCTGGAGACATCAACCTGTTCTCCGTCACCCTCGCCTCGATGGCTGCTTGTGAGGAAGACGAGGTAGAGGAGGATCAGGACTCTGGAAGCTCTTCCATGGACTTCCTGAGGACTTACACCCTGAAACCTCTGAGGCAGACGGACTCAGAAAGTGAACGGGACGATGGGATGCGTCCGTCAGAGTCGGGACAAGATGGCAGCTGCACAGAGTGCTGGgtggatgaggaggaagaggaagaggaggaggaggaagaggaagagttcTCTGGATATCTGAcgaataaatga